The Edaphobacter flagellatus sequence GCGAACACCATCTGTACCGCGAAGGCTGAACAGGAATCACTCAAGGTGAAGGCTACCTGTGCCGCTGCCAACGCAAATCTCATCGTTGTTGTGCACAGTCGTGTAGCATGAGACCGGCGCGACCCGATACCATAGAGTCAAGGAGTCCAATGTCCTCCAACGAGAACAAGAAATTACTGCTTGCCGCAGCTGCGGCAGCCGAAGACAAGAAAGCGGAAGAGATCCGCATCCTCGCGCTCGACCCTTCCGAAAGCGGACTGACGGACTACTTCCTGATCTGCAACGGAACCAACGACCGCCAGAACCTCGCCATCGCCGATGAGATCGAGCTGCGCCTGAAGCGAGAATTCGGGGTGTACCCCAACTCGGTCGAAGGCCGTCGTCAGGCCGAGTGGATCCTGATGGACTACGTCGACTTCATCGTTCACATCTTCTCGCCGGAGAAGCGCGCCTTCTACGGCCTGGAACGCCTGCGCAAATCAGCGACGACGCTTAGCGCGGATGAATTGAACGCAGAAGTGAAGAAAAAAGTAGCTGCGGCTCGCAAAGCACCGAAGAAGGCCGCGAAAAAATCACCTTCAAAAAAAGCCACTAAGAAAACTGTGACAAAGAAGACGGCCTCCACCAAAAGGGCAGCGGGTACCTCCGCAAAAAAGACAGCACGAAAAACACGCTCTTCATAGGGATATGCCGGATGAATATCCGGCATATCTTTTCTGCTACCAAGGTTTGGACAAAAAAACAGGCACCCGGTTGGGTGCCTGTTTTTTTGAAGAGCGTTTGTACTAGAAAACGACTTTACCCCAAAGGACAACCTGACGACCTCCGGGAGCCGGGTTAGTCGGTGCACCCATGTTGCTAGGCTGGCGTGCATTCGATACATTCAGGAATCCACTGCCGATATCCAGGACGTTGGTATCCATGATGCCTACGTCATTGTGATTGGCAATGTTGACGACTTCGCCACGCAGAATGAGCTGTCCACGTTCGAAGTGCAGATACGATAATCCGATTCCTTTTTCGAGGGCAATATCATTCCTCGTGCTACCAGGATTGGAGAAGCTATTTCGGCCGATCTCCTGACGAAGGAATTGGTTCTGAGGCTGATAGGGAACGAGCCAGTGAACTTTGCCCGGATCAACCGGAATAAGAGAACCGTCTCCATTCACAGCAGTTGCGATGTCGTAATATGTCCCGGCAATTCCTCCAACCCAGTGACCATCAATTCCTCCGGTGCTGAGCGGAGCCGATGCATTGCTGCGGATCGGCCGATCATTCCCGGAACTACCGTCTCCATTGGTATCAAGACCGGCATTATTGAATGAGGTATAGGTACCAGTCTGGAACTGCTCAATCCCTGACAGGGTCCAATGTCTTGTCAGGATTCCCAGAAGGGCGTCCTTTGCAAAGTTATCCGAGCGGAATCCTCGTGGAGACCAAATATAGGTAATCGATACATTGTGGCGATGGTCATAACCAGAGTTGGACCAGTCTTGCCGACGCCCCTGTGGAGAGAGATCCGCTGTATACGATGTCTGAACACCGGTTGCAGCGAAGATCTCGGAACCATTATCAAGGTTCTTGCTGTAGGTGTAGTTCGCATTGATCTGGAGGCCATGCGAGAAGGAACGGGTGCCTTCAATCTCAAGACCATTGTAGTTAGACGCCGCAAAATTACCGCGGGCATTGATGATACCGCGACTCGGGTTGAGTCGTGCTCCGTTGGAAAAATAGTTGAATTGCTGGTTACCAAAAAGCTTCTTGCCTAAGCTGCCGACGTAACGAACAGCAACAAAGGTCGATCCGGTCAGCTGTCGCTCCAAACCCAGGTTGTACTGATATGTAACCGGATTCACCGCATTATTAACTTCACTTGTCACCGACGACTGTGGAGACAATTGAGGAGAGATCTGCGGAATCAACCCAGTAGCATTCGTCAATCCACCACCCACAGTTGATGTGAGCGTGCCGGCTACGGCGTTAGGTGCAGCAGATGCACTGTTGGTCACGATATTGCTGAAGGTGCTGTCGTAGAAGACGCCGAAGCCGCCACGAATGACGTTCTTGCCGTCGCCGAAGAAACCACCAGTGTGCGGCGAATACGAGAAGCCGAGACGCGGTCCAAAATTGTTTAGGTCGTTTTTAACCTTCACGACAGTGTTGATCGGCTGGTAGATATTCGCGGGGTCGACACCAGGGAACGGCAGCGAGTTCGCAGGATTCGTCAGGTAGTCATATCGAAGGCCCACGTTAACCGTGAGATCGGTGGACAGCTTGATATCGTCCTGGAAGAATATGCCACTGCGCCATCCATGAGGATCGATGCGCGTATTTCCGAAGGTTTTGGTCGCGGTTCCTGAAGGACCAAGCTGGTTTTGGAGAAAATTGCCCAGCGCCGAGACGTAGGTACCGCCCTTATTGAAGGAGAGAGTCCCCTTTGAATTAATCGCAATAATATCCGTTTCAATAATGCGACCAATATCAAAGCCAACACGGATGGAATGCCGTCCATGAGTGATGCCGACTGTGTCCTGAACCTGATAGAGCTCTTCCTTACGACCTTGCGGGAACGTTTGATTCGGACCAAGCGAAGAACCACCCGATGAGTCCACGCCGACATTCGCGATATTTAGAGTCGCGAGCTGGTACAGCGGATTAGCAGCGGTTCCCGCAGTTGGAGAGAAGAGAGCACTCAGACGAGCTTCTGAGCCACGCAACTCGTTAACAATATTGGGTGTAAAGACATGAGTCCAAGTACCTGCGCCAAGCTCGGTCGGGCCACCTTGTTGCGTATCAAAACCTGGCAAAGCGCTTCCGTTGGTGAAGAAATCCGGAGTTAGAGAAGTACGGTCATGCAGATAGCGGAAGGAGAAGTTATCCTTTTCGCGCGGATGGAAATCAACTCGGTACATCCATTGGGTATCTGGGTTGTTCTGGTCGGCATTCGGACGCTGAAAGTAGCCTGTTGTAATAACGCAACCAGTCTGTGGGCAGCCAGGCTGCGGTCCGACGTTGATTTTGGTGACAATACCATCCTGGTTTGGTCCGGCCGTCGGAAAGGATACAAAATTATTTACGTAGCTTCCGTTGCTGAGA is a genomic window containing:
- the rsfS gene encoding ribosome silencing factor; translation: MSSNENKKLLLAAAAAAEDKKAEEIRILALDPSESGLTDYFLICNGTNDRQNLAIADEIELRLKREFGVYPNSVEGRRQAEWILMDYVDFIVHIFSPEKRAFYGLERLRKSATTLSADELNAEVKKKVAAARKAPKKAAKKSPSKKATKKTVTKKTASTKRAAGTSAKKTARKTRSS
- a CDS encoding TonB-dependent receptor — its product is MRFKQVAATLMLLFVLVGVGMAQTSKGILAGVVRDATGAVVPGATVTAVNQESGETRTTKSLNDGAYRIEAVNAGRYTITSSQTGFSTFKATNLEVKPSVVTSLDVTLSVGATDSTVSVEASSAGINTVNGQLAGVIGKEELRALPIFTLNPIELATTLVGVQTVSQGAGFSNGMNIQVNGARPRANNFLLDGQEINDVGIGGQAFQPQIPDIFQSVTVITNNASAEFGRAGGAVANLVTKSGTNDFHGTVYERYSGSGLNALDGVTRQGKISGTPPPGYVPPVKARYDQHQYGFTVGGPIIKDKLFAFGALYLSRLYGKETPNRLELPDANGLKQLNAIGGPQVALLNQYLSNGSYVNNFVSFPTAGPNQDGIVTKINVGPQPGCPQTGCVITTGYFQRPNADQNNPDTQWMYRVDFHPREKDNFSFRYLHDRTSLTPDFFTNGSALPGFDTQQGGPTELGAGTWTHVFTPNIVNELRGSEARLSALFSPTAGTAANPLYQLATLNIANVGVDSSGGSSLGPNQTFPQGRKEELYQVQDTVGITHGRHSIRVGFDIGRIIETDIIAINSKGTLSFNKGGTYVSALGNFLQNQLGPSGTATKTFGNTRIDPHGWRSGIFFQDDIKLSTDLTVNVGLRYDYLTNPANSLPFPGVDPANIYQPINTVVKVKNDLNNFGPRLGFSYSPHTGGFFGDGKNVIRGGFGVFYDSTFSNIVTNSASAAPNAVAGTLTSTVGGGLTNATGLIPQISPQLSPQSSVTSEVNNAVNPVTYQYNLGLERQLTGSTFVAVRYVGSLGKKLFGNQQFNYFSNGARLNPSRGIINARGNFAASNYNGLEIEGTRSFSHGLQINANYTYSKNLDNGSEIFAATGVQTSYTADLSPQGRRQDWSNSGYDHRHNVSITYIWSPRGFRSDNFAKDALLGILTRHWTLSGIEQFQTGTYTSFNNAGLDTNGDGSSGNDRPIRSNASAPLSTGGIDGHWVGGIAGTYYDIATAVNGDGSLIPVDPGKVHWLVPYQPQNQFLRQEIGRNSFSNPGSTRNDIALEKGIGLSYLHFERGQLILRGEVVNIANHNDVGIMDTNVLDIGSGFLNVSNARQPSNMGAPTNPAPGGRQVVLWGKVVF